In the genome of Bacillus thuringiensis, the window CATAGGCGTTTGCCATTTTTAATAAAACAATTTTATGGAATAGGTTTAATAATAAAGCGTAATAAAATTCCCCGTACATTTGACTAGCAAGTTTAGAGATTTCGCGTTCTCCTTCATTTGTTACACATGTAAAAATATGTTCTTCCATTATGAAATAACGATTTGGAGCCCATCTCTGATAAGCATGTTTTTTTAAATATTCATGAATGTAAGGAAGGTTATTTGCGCTTACATATGGTTTACCATCACTTGTTAATCCGGAAAGACTGGAAGTACGATAAACATCCACTTCATTAAGTTCCATACCTTCTTTTAGTGACAATAAAGTTTGAACGTACATTCTTTGGTCTTCAAAGAAAGGGAAGGTTTGAAAGTATGAACTTCTTAATCTCTTCTTTTCAAAGAAATCAGTTACGCCATGAAATAAATAACCAAAAATGAATTTTTCAACTTGGGAATACTTTTTTCCGTTACATTCAATACAAATAGACTCATTTGTATCAGTTTTAGTTTCAAGTACACGGAAGCGAGCAGCGAATTCGATTGCTTCAGATAAAGTCATATTTGGAGCAGTGTTTACTTTTGTTCGAATTGTTAAGAAGCCAAGTTCATAAGGACAAAGTGTTACATCAATAGAGTGTATCTTGAATGGAATTGAAATAAGGTTTGTTGTTAAATGTCCAGTTAAGTTAAGATCCTTTGAATAACGTTGCAAGCCCTTTTGATGCTCTGAGTGAGGAAAGAGAATTTTATTTGTAAATGAAAGATAGTATGCTTCCATATTTTGATGTGAAACTTTAAACTCCCCATAATATGTATTTTCATCATCGAGATGATCGAGCCGAAAAGGACGAAAATCGTTTTTTTGTAAGAAAGGGAACATATCTTGTTCATATCCAGCTTTAAACGAAAACGGGAATATAAATTGAAATATAGCTGTTGCTACACCTTTTTCCTCAATTGCTTGTATTGCCTCCATCTACATTGTTTCCTTTCCATATATGCTATAGAAACAACATGCCCAAATTTATTTGAAAATAACCACTGTTTTATACTTGTTTAAGAGTGAAAATTCAGCTTATTTAGCAGGGAACATGTATAATGTTATGTATACTAAAAGTTATAAAATTGTATTTTAAAAAGGGGGATGCTGTATGCGGATTTTAGTATTAGGCGCTGGTGGAGTCGGAGGATTTTTTGGTGGCAGGTTAGTCGAGAAGGGAGAAGATGTCACGTTTCTTGTTCGTAGTAAACGGAAAAAACAATTAGAGGAAAGAGGACTTGTAATCCGAAGTGTTAACGGGGATTTTTCCTTCCAACCGAAATTAATAACGAAAGAAGAGAGAACTTTTCAATTTGATGTTATTTTATTTTCAACAAAAGCGTATCACTTAAACGAGGCTATTCAAGATTTGAAGCCGTTTGTTGGCGATAATACTGTAATCATTCCATTGTTAAATGGTATCGCTCATTTATCACTACTACAAAAAGAATTCGGCGAAGAAAAAGTAATTGGCGGTTTATGCTTTATCGAGACGACGTTAAACGATCAAGGAGAAATTGTACAAACTAGCGCTGCCAACAGACTTGTGTTTGGAGAAATTAAGTCTCAAAATTCAGAGAGAGTAAAGCATATTTCTAAAGCATTTTCAGGTACGAAATCTAGTTTTGTTTTAAGTGAAAATATTACGCAAGATATGTGGCATAAATATTTATTTATTACTGTAATGTCAGGTGTGACAACGTTAATGCGTGCACCAATTGGACCAATCCGTGAAAGTGAAGGCGGCCGTGATTTTATCCGTAATGTGTTTGAGGAATCTGTACAAATCATGAGAGTATTAGGAGCTCCAGTAAAGGCTAATATTGCCCAGGAACATATGAAAACGATTGATAAAATTTCATATGATATGAAGTCATCGATGCAGCGTGATATGGAAAAGGGTTCGTTTATTGAAGGGAAGCACTTGCAAGGATATTTACTGGATGTAGCAGAGCAATTTTCTATAGCGGCACCATTATTAGGAACTATATATCAAAATTTAAAGGTGTATGAAGAGATGACCTTTAACAAATCTGTAATAGAATTAGATGTATGAAAAAATAAAAAAGATAGCAATATATAAGTGTATTGCTATCTTTTTTATTTTTTTGTATGACAAATTATTTATTTCTTTTCGTTCTATCTGTCAAATTTATTTCCTGTTCACGTTTACCATATAACTGATTAATTTCATTTGCTACTGCATCTAAATATGAATCGGAAAAAATAGGCTTCTTTTCTTTAGACATATGGGTCTCCTTTGCGGATTTTTAATATTCATTATGTATATTTCTCAGCGGATTATGCGCAATCATTTTAATTTTTTTCTTATTAAAAATTTTTGTTTACTTTTTGAAAATAAAGGAGTATTATAATCCACAGTTTCAATTTTCTAAATCGCTGAAACCGCATGGTACGGGGGACCCGTTTTTACGGATTAGTACATAATCCGATGGGGTGAATCCTTGAAAAAGGTAGGGCTACTCATAGGCCCGAATCCGACAGCTAACCTCGTAAGCGTTATATTGAGAAGGAAGGTGGAGCTTGTGCGACAAAAAAAATAATGTCTACAAGTCTATTTCGCTATGGCTTGTAGACATTTTTTGTTTTCTGAAGAAATCGTTTACTTGCTGTAACAAGCAGAAAAGTTCGTACAAAATTATTGGAGAGTGGACAGCATTGGTTTCATCTATTAAAAGATTTTTAATTGGAAGACCGTTAAAATCAACAGAGCTTGGAGAACAAAAGCTTAATAAAACGAAAGCTTTAGCTATTTTATCTTCTGACGCATTGTCATCAGTTGCTTACGGTCCAGAACAAATTTTAATTGCTTTAGCAGGTGTGGGAGCGATCGCTTATTGGTATTCCATTCCGATCGCTGTTGGGGTATTAGTATTATTGACAGCCCTTATTTTATCTTATCGTCAAATTATTTTTGCTTATCCGCATGGCGGGGGAGCGTATGTTGTATCAAAAGAAAATTTAGGGATGAATCCAGGCTTAATTGCTGGAGGATCTTTATTAGTCGACTATATTTTAACTGTTGCGGTAAGTGTATCTGCAGGTACAGATGCGCTAACATCTGCTTTTCCTAGTTTACATGCACATAATGTAATCATTGCGATTATATTTGTTATATTTATTACCATCTTAAATTTAAGAGGAGTAACGGAATCAGCTTCCGTTTTAGCATATCCTGTTTATTTATTTGTTTTAGCACTATTTATATTAATTGGTGTAGGCATATATAATATTTTGACTGGTCACGTTTCGCAGGCTTTACACACGCCGATCGGAACGCCGGTTGCGGGCATTAGTTTGTTTTTACTGTTAAGAGCATTTGCATCAGGTAGTTCTGCTTTAACAGGTGTTGAAGCAATTTCAAATGCAATTCCGAACTTTAAAGATCCTGCGCCAAACAATGCTGCAAAAACATTGCTTGCAATGGGTGCATTACTTGCTGTGTTATTTTCAGGAATTGTATTTTTAGCTTATTATTACGGAGTGACGCCGAGTAAAGAAGTAACAGTTGTTTCTCAAATTGCTGAACAAACATTTGGACGTAATTTCATGTACTATTTCATACAAGGTACAACAGCTTTAATATTAATTCTCGCAGCTAATACAGGCTATTCTGCATTTCCTTTATTAGCGGTTAACCTCGCAAAAGATAAATTCATACCGAGAATGTTTACGATTAGAGGAGACCGTCTAGGTTACTCAAACGGTATTATAATACTTGGAGTTGCTTCAATTATTTTAATTGTAGCTTTCCAAGGACAAACAGAACATTTAATTCCGTTATATGCAGTAGGTGTATTTATTCCATTTACACTTTCTCAAACAGGGATGGTATTAAAGTGGCTTCGTGAAAAACCTGAAGGATGGGCTTTAAAATTAACGGTTAATTTAATTGGTGCAGTTATTAGTTTTATCGTAATGAGCATGTTCTTTTTAACTAAATTTGCACAAGTTTGGTCGATTCTTATTTTCTTACCTGCTATTATCTTCTTGTTTCATCGAATTAAGAAGCATTATGATGCAGTGGGTGATCAATTAAGTTTAAAAACTTGTGAACCTCTTATTCCAATTGAGGGGAATGTAATTGTCGTTCCTGTAGCAGGTATGACGCATGTAGTAGAAAATTCATTGAACTATGCGAAATCTCTTTCTGCAGATCAAGTTATCGCTGTATATGTTGCTTTTGACAGAGAAGAGGAAAAGAAATTTGAAGAGAAATGGAAGGTGTGGCAACCTGAAGTAAGGCTTGTTACATTACATTCTCATTATAGAAGTATTATTCAGCCGCTAACGAAATTCATTGATACAGTGCAGTATAAGGCAAGTGAATCGAATTACCGCGTTACGGTCGTTATACCACAGTTCATTCCGAAAAAAGGTTGGCATAACATTCTTCATAATCAATCCAGTTTACTCATACGTGCGTATTTACTTTATAAAAGAAATGTTGTTATTACGACAGTTCCATATCATTTGAAAAAATAAGAAGATTTTTGAAGGATAGCTTCGTGAAAATGAAGCTATCCTTTTTGTGTATATCCTATGCATAATTGCATATGGGTTTAAAAATTATATCGATATAATTTTATCGGTTATTTGCAAGTAGTGTTTTCTGTGGTGATATGTAGATATTTCAATCGATAAAGTGAATCGGATTATATTTTGAAATAAGGACATGAAAGCTTGAAAATAAAGGGAATGAAAATACTTCTTTACGTTATATAAACAGCTGTGTTTAAATGACCTTACAGTACAAAACATATATGAAAACAAAACGAAATTTCATATTTACGCATGTTGTTTAGTTTAAAATGAATAATATTTTTACGTAATATATTCACTATGTGAATGTGGGAATTTCGATGAAATAGAAAATTTATACAATGTTATTCATACTAAACACATATGAAAAATAATAAAATGTTTTGTGACGATAAGTAAGTACTGTAGCAATACGAGAGAGGTGGTTCATACATGGATCGCGGTGAGAACGTTCTCTATTTTAACCATCTCAAATTATGGGCAAGAAAATAGAATAATAAAATGCGATAGTAATAGTTGCTAATACATAGGAGGAGTTAAAGTGAAAAAGACTTTAATTACAGGGTTATTGGTTACAGCAGTATCTACGAGTTGCTTCATTCCTGTAAGCGCTTACGCCAAGGAGGGGCAAACAGAAGTGAAAACAGTATATGTGCAAAATGTAATTGCTCCAAATACATTATCCAATTCAATTAGAATGTTAGGATCACAATCACCGCTTATTCAAGCATACGGATTAATTATTTTGCAACAGCCAGACATTAAGGTAAATGCGATGAGTAGCTTAACGAATCATCAAAAGTTTGCAAAGGCGAATGTACGAGAATGGATTGATGAATATAATCCGAAGCTAATTGACTTAAATCAAGAAATGATGAGATACAGCACTAGATTTAATAGCTATTATAGTAAGCTCTATGAACTAGCAGGAAACGTAAATGAAGATCAGCAAGCAAAAGCAGATTTTATGAGTGCATATGGAAAATTACAATTGCAAGTACAAAGCATCCAAGAGAGTATGGAGCAAGATTTATTAGAGTTAAATCGATTTAAAACAGTATTAGACAAAGATAGTAACAACTTATCAATTAAAGCCGATGAAGCAATAAAAACACTGCAAGGATCAAGTGGAGATATTGTGAAATTAAGAGAAGATATTAAAAGAATTCAAGGGGAAATTCAAGCTGAACTAACTACTATTTTGAATAGACCTCAAGAAATCATTAAAGGTTCTATTAATATCGGTAAACAAGTATTTACAATCACAAATCAAACTGCACAAACGAAAACAATCGATTTTGTTTCTATCGGTACTTTAAGTAATGAAATTGTAAATGCTGCAGATAGTCAAACGAGAGAAGCAGCTCTTCGCATTCAGCAAAAGCAAAAAGAGCTACTACCACTTATTCAAAAGTTATCACAAACTGAAGCAGAGGCGACACAAATTACATTCGTTGAAGACCAAGTAAGTAGCTTTACAGAACTAATCAATCGTCAAATTACAACTTTAGAAACGTTATTAACGGACTGGAAAGTTTTAAACAATAATATGATCCAAATTCAAAAGAATGTTGAAGAAGGCACGTATACAGACAGTAGTTTACTTCAAAAACATTTCAATCAAATTAAAAAAGTAAGTGATGAAATGAATAAACAAACAAATCAATTTGAAGATTACGTTACAAACGTTGAAGTACATTAAGCAGAAAAATAATTAGCGATATAGGGAGAGAAGAAAAATGACAAAAAAACCATATAAAGTAATGGCTCTATCAGCACTTATGGCAGTATTTGCAGCAGGAAACATTATGCCAGCCCATACGTATGCAGCTGAAAGCACAGTGAAACAAGCTCCAGTTCATGCGGTAGCAAAAGCTTATAATGACTATGAAGAATATTCATTAGGACCAGAAGGCTTAAAAGATGCAATGGAAAGAACAGGTTCAAATGCTTTAGTAATGGATCTGTATGCTTTAACAATTATTAAACAAGGTAATGTTAACTTTGGAAATGTATCGTCTGTTGATGCGGCTTTAAAAGGAAAAGTCATTCAGCATCAAGATACAGCGAGAGGAAATGCGAAGCAATGGTTAGATGTATTAAAACCACAGCTTATTTCAACGAATCAAAATATCATTAACTACAATACGAAATTCCAAAACTATTATGATACTTTAGTTGCTGCAGTTGATGCAAAGGATAAAGCGACTCTTACGAAAGGCTTAACTAGATTATCAAGTAGTATTAATGAAAATAAAGCGCAAGTGGATCAGTTAGTAGAAGACTTGAAGAAATTCCGAAATAAAATGACTTCGGATACGCAAAACTTCAAGGGTGATGCAAATCAAATTACATCTATATTAGCTAGTCAAGATGCAGGAATTCCGCTTCTGCAAAATCAAATTACAACGTACAATGAAGCAATTAGTAAATATAATGCAATTATTATCGGTTCATCTGTCGCGACAGCTCTAGGACCAATTGCAATTATCGGTGGTGCAGTAGTTATTGCTACGGGCGCAGGAACACCGCTAGGAGTAGCATTAATTGCAGGTGGTGCAGCAGCTGTAGGCGGTGGTACAGCTGGAATCGTATTAGCGAAGAAAGAGCTTGATAATGCACAAGCAGAAATTCAAAAGATAACAGGACAAGTTACAACTGCGCAATTAGAAGTAGCAGGATTAACGAACATTAAAACACAAACAGAGTATTTAACAAATACAATTGATACTGCAATTACAGCGTTACAAAATATTTCAAACCAATGGTACACAATGGGATCAAAATACAATTCTTTACTTCAAAATGTAGATTCTATTAGTCCAAACGACCTAGTTTTCATTAAAGAAGATTTAAACATTGCGAAAGATAGCTGGAAAAACATTAAAGACTATGCAGAAAAGATTTATGCGGAAGATATTAAAGTAGTAGATACGAAAAAAGCATAATCGAATACGAATTGTTAGAGCGTTAAGTGTTGATGAATGATTTGAAGCTCCTGTTCAGTTGTGAGCAGGAGCTTTTGATATCCTTATAAGGAGAATAGGTGAAAAATATGCAGAAAAGTTTTTATGAAAAATGCCTTTTAACGTTAATGATTGCTGGGGTGGCAACGAGTAACGCATTTCCTTTACATCCTTTTGCAGCAGAACAAAACGTAAAAACATTGCAAGAAAGTGCGCAAAATTATTCTCTAGGGCCAGCTGGATTCCAAGACGTTATGGCGCAAACGACATCGAGCATATTTGCAATGGATTCATATGCAAAATTAATTCAAAATCAGCAAGAGACAGATTTAAGTAAAATAAGTTCGATTAATAGTGAATTTAAAGGGAATATGATTCAGCATCAAAGAGATGCAAAAGTTAATGCAGCATATTGGTTAAATAATATGAAGCCTCAAATTATGAAAACGGATCAAAATATTATAAATTACAATAATACTTTTCAATCGTATTATAATGACATGTTAATAGCGATTGATCAAAAGGATAGCGGAAAATTAAAAGCGGATTTAGAAAAGTTGTATGCGGATATTGTAAAGAATCAAAATGAGGTAGATGGATTATTAGGAAATTTGAAAGCTTTTCGCGATAGAATGGCGAAAGATACAAATAGTTTCAAAGAGGATACAAATCAGTTAACAGCGATATTGGCAAGTACGAATGCTGGTATTCCAGCTCTAGAGCAACAAATAAATACATATAACGATTCGATTAAAAAGAGTAATGATATGGTCATTGCTGGTGGCGTACTTTGCGTAGCTCTAATAACATGTCTTGCTGGCGGGCCGATGATTGCGGTTGCGAAAAAAGATATCGCAAATGCAGAAAGAGAAATCGCTAATTTAAAAGATAGAATTTCAGGAGCACAAGCAGAAGTCTTAATTTTGACTGATGTAAAAAATAAAACAACAAACATGACAGAAACAATTGATGCAGCAATTACAGCACTACAAAACATATCAAATCAATGGTATACAGTAGGTGCAAAATATAATAATTTACTACAAAACGTAAAAGGAATTACTCCAGAAGAGTTTACGTTTATAAAAGAAGATTTACATACAGCGAAAGATAGCTGGAAAGATGTAAAGGATTATACAGAAAAATTACATGAAGGTGTGGCAAAGTAAACAGTGGACTAGTTCTGCTGTTTATTTTTTTATCCTGTTTTTTGTGAGAGTTGAACTTGCAATTATATATAAGTTTGTCATGTGTTTTATCCATGTGTGTATAAAAATCTTTTTGTTATCGCTCCCTTTGATAGAATCCATTTTTATATGGGTTTTTTACCGAATTTTTTAAAAATTAAATTTTATAGCTTGATAATTCGTTTGAAATGATTTAATCTTATGTCAAATGATATGTTTATCTATCAAAAATGTTTTTGTAAAGATAAAGGAGTGATTGAGAATGTTAAACGCCCTATTGATGGTAAGTCTTTAGGTACAGCAGCATTGAAAAGATTGGGAAGAAATGAGTGAGCTTTCACAATAAAGAACTCTATAACTTTATGTAGTGTTTGATACCCTTCGATTAGATTTTTTGAAAAACAAATCAATATTAATTGAATCAAAGTTTAAAAATTAAATATATGAGTAGTAGAAAAAATCCATTAGTTGTTATCATGTTCTAATAAAAAACGGGAAATGGAAATTCTGAGAAAACCTGTTCAGAAAGTAAGTTAGTGAGGGGAATTCAAAACCAATTTAATAAAAGCGAGGTAAATAATATGACTTTTGAAGAAAAATTACAAGCATATGCAGAACTTACGGTGAAAATCGGTGTCAATATTCAACCAGGGCAATACTTATTAGTCAATACATCAGTGGATGCATTGGATTTCGCCCGTATAATTGTGAAAGAGGCTTATAAGGCTGGGGCAGGGCGTGTTCATGTTAATTTTTCGGATGAAGAAATGGAACGTGCTTACTTTGATTATGCCTCAGATGAAGAATTTAATCGCTTCCCAGAGTGGATAGTCAAAATGAATGATGAGCTGATCGAACGTAAAGGAGCACTATTAATGATAGATGCTACAGATCCTGATAAATTTACAGGTATTTCATCTGATCGCCTAGCTACCTATCAAAAGGTAGCAGGAGCTGCTCTGAGAAACAATCGCAACGCCGTAATGAAGGATTCAATAGCTTGGTCGATGGTAGCAGTTCCTTCACCAAAGTGGGCATCGAAGGTGTTCCCAGGTTTAGCAACTGAGGATCAAGTACCAGCATTATGGGAGGCTATTTTTAAAGCTGTTCGTATTGGTGACGGCAGTGCTATTGAAAAATGGCGTGAACATGTAACAAATTTAGAATCTCGTGCGGTCCTACTGAACGATAAAAAATATATGAAGCTTCACTATACAGCGCCAGGTACTGATTTAACAATTGCATTAGCACCACAGCATAAATGGGTTACTGGAGGTGGTAAAACTCCTGATGATACTATCTTTATGGCTAATATGCCGACAGAAGAGGTTTATACGTTACCGATGAAACAAGGTGTAAATGGCTATGTAAGCAATACAAAACCATTAGTTTATCAAGGGAATATTATCGATGGCTTTAAACTGACATTTGAAGAAGGAAAAATTGTTAAAGCTGAAGCACAGGTAGGACATGATTTATTACAGGAGCTTATTAATGTGGATGAAGGCTCTTGCTATTTAGGTGAAGTAGCACTTGTACCACATGAATCACCGATTTCAGCATCGGGAATTTTATATTTTAATACATTGTTTGATGAAAATGCATCGAACCATTTAGCGATTGGTAAAGCTTATCCAACTTGCTTAGAGGATGGAAGAGATTTAGAAAACGATCAGCTTGAAACGTTAGGGGCAAATATTTCAATAACACATGAGGACTTTATGATTGGCAGCAGTGAGATGGATATCGATGGTATTCTACCAGATGGAACTGTAGAACCAATTTTCCGTAAAGGTAGCTGGGCATTTTAAGTTTTTAATTTGAATAAAGGAGTAGAGTGGATGCAACGGTTACTAAGCATAATTGGTGCAACTATATAGGTGTTTCACCTGCTTTTGCTTAGGCTGAAAACTACCTCTTTAATTAGAAGTAAAATGCATGCAAAGGAGATAGGCCAATGAATTTCTGGGAAGTTGTTTTGATAGTAGTGAATTTTAGTCTATTGAGTTGGATACTGTTAATAGGCAGAGAAACGAAAAAGTGGTCTAAATTAGCTACTTTGATTGCCGTTGTAATGGTTACAGTTCAGTTATTGGCAGAAGGTTTTAGGTGGCAGATGATTCCGGCATATGTATCCCCAGTTATCTTAATTTTATGCTATTTATTAACTAGGCGGAAAAAGGGATTTAGAAGTTCGGGTATATTCATAGTTAAGACTTCGTTACTATGTATCTATTTGTCTGTAGCAGTTGCGCTACCCTTACTTATGCCAGTATTTTCATTTGAAGAACCAACTGGTCCACATAGGGTCGGTACGAAGCTATATCATTGGGTTGATCATCAGAGAAATGAACCATATTCGAAAAATCCAAACGATCGGCGCGAACTGATGGTGCAAATTTGGTATCCTGCAGCTGAAAAAAGCAAGGGGGATCCAGAACCTTATATTCGTAACATAAATGAGCTCTCCAAGGGATTGGAAAAAACATTGTCTATTCCTGCATTTGCATTCAGCCACATGGAATTGGTAAAGTCTCATTCGTTTATGGATTTACAACTCTCAGACTCAGAGAATCACTATCCCATATTACTCTTCTCTCATGGTTTTAATGGTTTTCGTAATCAAAACACGTTTCAAGTTGAGGAGTTGGCTAGTCAAGGATATATTGTTCTAAGTATCGATCATACCTTTGATGCTGCAGCTACCGTCTTTCCAGGTGGTCGAACTGCTTACGTACAGCCCATCAATTTAACTGATGAAGGAGATAGCCACATAAAATTATGGGAGGAAGATGTCAGCTTTGTCCTTAATCAGATAGAGAAACTTAACGAAAACGATGAGACTGGTTTCTTTACAGGAAGACTGAATACCTCGCGAATTGGAATGTTTGGCCACTCTTACGGTGGAGCTACCGCAGCACAAATACTTGCAAAAGATTCTCGTGTCAAAGCAGCTATCAATATGGATGGTACATTGTATGGTGAAATTTTGCCTGAAAGTGGCATTGGAAAACCATTTCTGCTCATGAGTGCAGAAGAGCCTGATGAAGCAGATCCCTTTGAAGTGAGGGAGCGATACGGACGTGGGTTAGCTGGTGGTGGTATGTCAATGGTCATTCCTCATACGGATCATACAAGCTTTACCGATTTACATTTGTTCTCACCTCTGTTGCAGAGCCCAGGTGAAAATCCAAAGGAAGTTCATCGTATTATTAACGAATTCAGCCTGGCATTTTTTGACCAGTATGTAAAACAGAAGGATGACGGCTCAACCCTTAAAAGGCTGATGACCAAATACCCGGAAGTGAATTTTAAAGTAAACCGATAACTTTATGCAGAAAGTAACTTCATTATAAAATATTCAATAATTAAATGAAGTGCAAACGGATTTAATAAAAGTAGAAAAATTACTGTAATTATTAATTCGTCATAAAAATAGTTAAAAAAACCAGATAAGGTAATCATTTTTTCTACTAAGAAAGCGATTCGTACCATTTCCTTTGGCTCTTGTATTTATTACATTAAAGAATTTAATTTCTTCATTGTTATCTAAATAATGAAATGCTAAGAATGAAACATTCAAAGTGCTATCAGTTTCAGGAATATAATTCTTTTTGAAAAGCTACATTCAGCAGCTGGACACTTTATTTGAGATTGTTTATTATAATATCAAATGATATATTCATCTATCAAAAATGACGACTTTATACAGAAAAAGGGAGAGATTGACGATGAAGAAAGACTTGTCAGCGTTGAAGGAAGCGAGATTTAATGCAATTCTTGATTCAGCTACTATATTGCTTGTTGAAAATCCTACTGCTTCGATGAATGAAATTGCGGAATATGCGAGAATTGGAATTGCTACACTCCATCGCTACGTCGAAAGCAGGGAGAAATTGATGCTGTTCTTGGGCCATCGGGCTATACAAATGGTAAGTGATACTGTAAACCAGATTCCACTGGATGAGGAAAGAAGTGAAAACTATATCCCGGAACTCATTGAAGCGTTAATCCCTTTAGGTGACAAAATCTATTTTCTAGGTCATGATGCATCTGTATTTAACAACAAAGAATTAGGTGAAGCAGAAGAGAAGCTGAGGGAACCCTTAAGACGCGTTATTGAATTGCTACAACAAAGAGGTTACTTT includes:
- a CDS encoding alpha/beta hydrolase family protein, translating into MNFWEVVLIVVNFSLLSWILLIGRETKKWSKLATLIAVVMVTVQLLAEGFRWQMIPAYVSPVILILCYLLTRRKKGFRSSGIFIVKTSLLCIYLSVAVALPLLMPVFSFEEPTGPHRVGTKLYHWVDHQRNEPYSKNPNDRRELMVQIWYPAAEKSKGDPEPYIRNINELSKGLEKTLSIPAFAFSHMELVKSHSFMDLQLSDSENHYPILLFSHGFNGFRNQNTFQVEELASQGYIVLSIDHTFDAAATVFPGGRTAYVQPINLTDEGDSHIKLWEEDVSFVLNQIEKLNENDETGFFTGRLNTSRIGMFGHSYGGATAAQILAKDSRVKAAINMDGTLYGEILPESGIGKPFLLMSAEEPDEADPFEVRERYGRGLAGGGMSMVIPHTDHTSFTDLHLFSPLLQSPGENPKEVHRIINEFSLAFFDQYVKQKDDGSTLKRLMTKYPEVNFKVNR
- a CDS encoding TetR/AcrR family transcriptional regulator; translated protein: MKKDLSALKEARFNAILDSATILLVENPTASMNEIAEYARIGIATLHRYVESREKLMLFLGHRAIQMVSDTVNQIPLDEERSENYIPELIEALIPLGDKIYFLGHDASVFNNKELGEAEEKLREPLRRVIELLQQRGYFQQTVSSEWILNTLYALLFHTWEQVHEGNVAKKSAAELVLNTFYYGFKAKDELRGK